In Gracilimonas sp., a single window of DNA contains:
- a CDS encoding TPM domain-containing protein produces the protein MAKFLTQEQEEDIVDAIRQAEQATSGEVRVHIEKKCKADSPIERAKEVFAELKMHETELRNGVIVYVAWKDHKVAIWGDEGIHSKVGQSFWEEELELILKYFKSGDYQTGLTEVVLQIGQKLKENFPFEQKGEVNELSNKISYNKDEGKTDA, from the coding sequence ATGGCAAAGTTTTTAACGCAAGAACAAGAAGAAGATATCGTGGACGCCATACGCCAGGCCGAACAAGCAACTTCCGGTGAAGTACGCGTTCACATCGAAAAGAAGTGCAAAGCTGATAGCCCCATCGAGCGCGCCAAAGAGGTGTTTGCAGAACTGAAGATGCATGAAACAGAACTTCGAAACGGAGTCATTGTATATGTAGCCTGGAAAGACCATAAGGTTGCCATTTGGGGGGATGAGGGAATTCACAGCAAAGTGGGACAATCATTTTGGGAAGAAGAACTGGAACTGATTCTCAAATATTTTAAAAGCGGAGATTATCAGACCGGACTTACCGAAGTAGTACTTCAGATCGGACAGAAGTTGAAAGAGAATTTCCCTTTTGAACAAAAAGGAGAAGTAAATGAGCTTTCCAATAAGATCAGTTACAACAAAGATGAGGGGAAAACGGATGCGTAA
- a CDS encoding YgcG family protein, translating into MRKLLSLILFVGVSFSVTAQDFLPERPVGMVNDFANMLTSSEQEQLEQKLTSYRDTTTNVIAIVTLESLEGYPEEEIATTLFNNWRMWEGERYNGVLILVSKQDRRMQIEVGYGLEGAIPDAMANRVYADILVPSFQAGDFYGGLDQATNVLIDLAAGEFEGFPEQQSSGEGFPIDVLIIFIIIIFILITRGKGGKGGKRHSIGSSGIIFYGGGFGGGGGSFGGGGGGFGGFSGGGGFGSGGGGAGGGW; encoded by the coding sequence ATGCGTAAACTTCTAAGCCTGATACTTTTTGTTGGGGTCTCATTTTCAGTTACTGCTCAGGATTTCCTGCCCGAACGTCCGGTCGGGATGGTCAATGATTTTGCTAACATGCTCACTTCCTCCGAACAAGAGCAGCTTGAACAAAAATTAACCAGCTACCGTGATACCACAACCAATGTAATTGCGATTGTAACTTTAGAAAGTCTTGAAGGATATCCCGAAGAAGAAATTGCGACTACCCTCTTTAATAATTGGCGAATGTGGGAAGGAGAGCGCTACAACGGGGTTCTGATTTTAGTATCTAAACAAGACCGGCGTATGCAGATTGAAGTAGGCTATGGCCTTGAAGGAGCAATTCCTGATGCCATGGCTAACCGTGTTTATGCTGATATTTTGGTACCCAGTTTCCAGGCCGGTGATTTTTATGGCGGACTGGATCAGGCTACAAATGTTTTGATCGACCTGGCTGCCGGAGAGTTTGAAGGCTTTCCCGAGCAACAATCTTCCGGAGAGGGATTTCCTATTGATGTGCTCATCATTTTTATCATAATTATATTTATTCTGATCACTCGCGGTAAAGGAGGAAAAGGTGGAAAAAGACATTCCATCGGATCCAGCGGAATTATCTTTTACGGCGGTGGGTTTGGAGGCGGAGGCGGTTCCTTCGGTGGTGGAGGTGGCGGCTTCGGAGGTTTTTCAGGCGGAGGCGGATTTGGTTCAGGCGGAGGCGGTGCCGGCGGTGGCTGGTAA